A window of the Coleofasciculus sp. FACHB-T130 genome harbors these coding sequences:
- a CDS encoding WGxxGxxG family protein, with the protein MKNSNLSKLMSAGVLAASVALVPMTLPASAQTDTTTSPGTTNTAPSQGVDNTNTNTEGDRGFDWGWLGLLGLAGLAGLAGRKNHETTAYRDPNEVGSSTYRR; encoded by the coding sequence ATGAAAAATTCAAACTTGTCTAAACTAATGAGTGCTGGTGTTCTTGCAGCTAGCGTCGCTCTGGTTCCCATGACCCTACCTGCTTCTGCCCAGACTGATACGACTACATCTCCCGGTACCACCAATACAGCTCCTAGCCAAGGCGTAGACAATACAAATACAAATACTGAAGGCGATCGCGGTTTTGATTGGGGTTGGTTAGGATTGTTGGGCTTAGCTGGTTTGGCAGGTCTTGCAGGTCGTAAGAATCACGAAACGACCGCTTACCGCGACCCCAACGAAGTCGGTTCCTCTACTTATCGCCGCTAA